A section of the Leptospira kobayashii genome encodes:
- a CDS encoding Uma2 family endonuclease: protein MNNRKLNLRKDFVTLSHGPRYVGWRATPKEFQELPHDGYGYRIVDGVLHLRFGKSFQHYKIQKRIASLIRNAVGNEFPGEILEETNLFFPAGEVFHPDIIYLKHPITSANKTCIHSTPEIIVEILSSHLDSLEKRMISYLKNGVKEYWLIEPKYKKISRFINRNGISWQIESGERLASEYLERLELDAKDLFQFHTNNGNK from the coding sequence ATGAATAACAGAAAACTCAATTTAAGAAAAGACTTTGTGACACTATCGCATGGTCCCCGTTATGTTGGATGGCGGGCAACACCGAAGGAATTTCAGGAACTACCACACGACGGTTACGGTTATAGGATCGTAGATGGGGTTCTTCATTTGCGATTCGGCAAATCTTTTCAACATTACAAAATTCAAAAAAGAATCGCGAGCCTCATTCGGAACGCCGTTGGAAACGAATTCCCCGGAGAAATTTTAGAAGAGACAAATTTGTTTTTTCCTGCCGGAGAAGTCTTTCATCCCGATATCATTTATTTAAAACATCCGATCACAAGTGCGAACAAAACATGCATCCATTCGACACCGGAGATAATCGTAGAAATCCTTTCCTCCCATTTGGATAGCCTGGAGAAAAGGATGATCTCTTATCTTAAGAACGGTGTCAAAGAGTATTGGCTCATTGAACCCAAATACAAAAAGATATCGCGTTTTATCAACAGAAACGGAATATCCTGGCAAATAGAATCCGGGGAACGACTAGCGAGTGAGTATTTGGAAAGATTGGAGCTGGACGCGAAAGATTTATTTCAATTCCACACAAACAACGGAAACAAATAA
- a CDS encoding HAD family hydrolase gives MTLFLDLDNTILPSKEAYADSISKLASFWKQKGWGEEEDFLSRYEDARKVIKQRLKGHSSNRLRILCFKEMVSGKWNGISVKKIETILDLESKYFEFFTDFLKKEKSKNHNWDEVFSLLKAISTNSKIFFLTNENLKTQLLKIQSFFPSDFRFHLITSEDLGVEKPDERYFHFALEEANSLPSDCFMVGDSLEDDIEGAKRKNIPAIYQKQRFGENREIRELSAAPLVLESENLISTLNYIRTTWNL, from the coding sequence ATGACTTTATTTTTGGATTTAGACAATACGATTCTTCCCTCAAAAGAAGCTTATGCGGACTCTATTTCCAAATTGGCTTCTTTTTGGAAACAAAAAGGATGGGGCGAAGAAGAGGATTTTTTGTCCCGCTATGAAGACGCCAGAAAGGTCATCAAACAAAGGTTAAAAGGTCATTCTTCGAACCGACTTCGAATTCTCTGCTTTAAAGAAATGGTGAGCGGGAAATGGAATGGAATTTCCGTTAAAAAAATAGAAACCATTCTCGATTTGGAATCCAAATACTTCGAATTTTTCACCGATTTTTTAAAAAAAGAAAAAAGCAAAAATCATAATTGGGATGAAGTATTTTCCCTTTTGAAAGCAATCTCCACCAATTCGAAAATTTTCTTTCTTACAAACGAAAATTTGAAGACCCAGTTACTCAAAATCCAATCTTTCTTTCCTTCCGATTTTCGATTCCATCTGATTACGTCGGAGGATTTGGGTGTGGAAAAACCGGATGAAAGGTATTTTCATTTTGCCTTGGAAGAAGCGAATTCCCTGCCAAGCGATTGTTTTATGGTAGGGGATAGTTTGGAAGACGATATTGAGGGTGCTAAAAGAAAAAACATTCCTGCTATCTACCAAAAACAAAGGTTTGGTGAAAACAGGGAGATCCGGGAGTTGAGTGCAGCTCCGCTTGTTTTGGAATCGGAAAATCTGATTTCTACTTTAAATTATATCCGGACTACCTGGAATTTATAG
- the fliD gene encoding flagellar filament capping protein FliD has product MPAYTMPGLMTGQNTNEIVKKLVDLERRPIKRWETENEYAKAQIQVWNEVKNLTTNLQTKTRALVSFTAPFATKSVTSSVEGAITGEASRAAKSGERPLEILELATKHQLSGVPVDTDTKLPAGSFTVYSGKLKETIQFPGGNLSELTNSIRNLAGGIAQGTVIKIDKDSSLVTVTSVKTGKSNVLQFSDPDGILKAAGLVGENKAAGETTSTPLVLNLETQVPYEEDRFKSSKEPEKKVSKTEIAMIIKADTAFLLDVNPLEISPRSYIEFQVEGEAPSSWELGISADKDGNVRNKLIPVPVKDGKYSLPISDFAEGKKLTKIILTNASATDVSLKSVTFFQPPLPGTAEPLKVLAEPKDAKFKIDGVEITRESNDAITDVLEGISFSIHKPTTEPVTLNINVDNAKGMLLIKEWVQAYNELMKFSKEVTSVEKNSKISDKKASDNTKELDISKEFWDNKVKSGILAGENSVLRLIAGMKTVANSYYPVTKESGFRVLTDIGISTGAVGSNWEKIQDGALIIDEPKLTQALSDNPDGVRELFASDTNNDAKMEDGVGVRLLENLKPYNQYASGIVTSKVKLLEDNLAGNNKKIKEHESHLLSYEAKLKQRFLYMEQGVGKNKSVGTYLQNNLFRGGQD; this is encoded by the coding sequence ATGCCAGCATACACGATGCCAGGTCTTATGACCGGCCAAAATACCAACGAAATCGTCAAAAAGCTCGTAGATTTGGAGCGTCGCCCTATCAAACGTTGGGAGACCGAAAATGAATATGCCAAAGCGCAAATTCAAGTCTGGAATGAGGTGAAAAATCTCACCACCAACCTACAAACCAAAACCCGCGCCCTGGTTTCCTTTACGGCTCCTTTTGCCACAAAATCCGTTACTTCTTCGGTAGAAGGCGCAATCACAGGGGAAGCTTCCCGCGCTGCCAAATCGGGAGAAAGACCTCTCGAAATTCTGGAACTTGCCACAAAACACCAATTATCCGGTGTTCCGGTTGACACCGATACAAAATTGCCTGCGGGGAGTTTTACCGTTTATTCCGGAAAATTAAAAGAAACAATTCAGTTTCCCGGCGGAAATCTTTCCGAACTTACCAATTCCATCCGCAACTTGGCCGGTGGTATTGCGCAAGGCACAGTCATCAAAATCGACAAGGATTCGTCTCTCGTTACTGTAACATCCGTTAAGACAGGGAAGTCGAATGTATTGCAATTCTCCGATCCGGACGGGATCTTAAAAGCAGCAGGACTTGTGGGAGAAAACAAAGCTGCGGGAGAAACGACTTCGACTCCGCTTGTTTTGAATTTGGAAACGCAAGTTCCCTATGAAGAAGATCGTTTTAAAAGTTCGAAAGAGCCTGAGAAAAAAGTTTCCAAAACGGAAATCGCAATGATTATCAAAGCCGACACAGCATTTTTATTGGATGTAAATCCTTTGGAGATCAGTCCCCGCTCTTATATTGAATTTCAAGTGGAAGGGGAAGCTCCTTCCTCCTGGGAATTGGGAATCTCAGCCGACAAAGACGGAAATGTTAGAAACAAATTGATTCCCGTTCCGGTAAAAGACGGAAAATATTCTCTTCCTATCTCCGATTTTGCAGAAGGAAAAAAGTTAACAAAGATTATACTGACAAATGCTTCTGCGACGGACGTATCTTTAAAGTCAGTGACTTTTTTTCAACCACCTCTTCCGGGAACTGCAGAACCTTTGAAAGTTTTGGCGGAACCGAAAGATGCCAAATTTAAAATCGACGGAGTGGAAATCACCCGGGAATCGAATGATGCCATTACCGATGTTTTGGAAGGAATTTCTTTTTCCATTCACAAACCTACTACTGAGCCGGTGACACTTAACATCAATGTGGACAATGCGAAAGGGATGCTACTCATCAAAGAATGGGTTCAAGCCTACAACGAGCTGATGAAATTTTCCAAAGAAGTCACTTCCGTGGAAAAAAATTCCAAGATCTCCGATAAAAAGGCGAGTGATAATACCAAAGAGTTGGATATCTCCAAAGAATTTTGGGATAATAAAGTCAAATCGGGAATTCTTGCCGGTGAAAACTCCGTTTTACGCCTGATAGCTGGTATGAAGACGGTTGCAAACTCTTATTATCCTGTAACAAAAGAATCCGGGTTCCGGGTACTTACGGACATAGGAATCTCGACCGGGGCAGTAGGTTCCAATTGGGAAAAAATCCAGGACGGAGCACTCATCATCGATGAACCGAAGCTTACCCAGGCACTCTCCGACAATCCCGACGGAGTACGGGAACTCTTTGCATCGGATACGAATAACGATGCTAAGATGGAAGACGGCGTAGGCGTTAGACTGCTTGAAAATCTAAAACCGTACAATCAATACGCTTCCGGGATTGTTACCAGTAAGGTTAAACTTCTGGAAGACAACTTGGCGGGTAATAATAAAAAAATCAAAGAACATGAATCGCATCTATTGAGTTACGAAGCAAAACTAAAACAAAGATTTCTCTATATGGAACAAGGCGTAGGGAAAAACAAATCAGTCGGGACTTATTTACAAAACAATCTATTTCGCGGAGGTCAGGATTAG
- the ppk1 gene encoding polyphosphate kinase 1 yields the protein MTANPPEKIELGNPNIFFDRELSWVDFNFRVLEEAQNTNNPLLERLKFLCITENNLDEFFMVRVAGLINLKTAGVDERSLNGKRTSEIISEVYEKVSGFVKTQYESLSTILHELSENKISIVQDPKDLRGEDIQFVKNYYKREVSSILTPLAIDPSHPFPHLLNRTLNLGITLYSDEDKNKVKELFAIVQVPNVLPRFLQLPATSDPDERRYFPLEEIIKLHLSDLFYGMDVKQIHTFKIVRDADISFNEEQNIGDLLTKMKNELKNRMWGDAIRLDVHSGAGHIKDILKGLLELEDYQVMEIPTLLNLNDLMYFQTLDKTGHLKFSYPKPKAGFNIKKGESIFQEIRKTDHLLHHPYESFRSIEDMLKIASSDPKVLAIKMTLYRTSGDSPIIQYLGEAAENGKQVTVLVELKARFDEERNIRWAQKLEDFGVHVVYGVVGLKIHCKMLLIVRREDDKLNRYVHLGTGNYNSTTARFYTDVSLFTAEPEITEDVAILFNTITSSGKMPKLTQIYAAPTFLKEGFLNLIQRETENARAKKEARVIFKMNSLVDPDVIMKLYEASQAGVKIDLIIRGICCLRPGIKGVSENIKVRSIIGRYLEHSRIYFFQNGGKNEVYLASADCMPRNFQRRIEVMFPILQDKHKKRINKILDLLLRDNTQARVLESDGSYTRLFPGEDDPAVNSQIDLSEI from the coding sequence ATGACTGCTAACCCACCAGAAAAAATAGAACTGGGGAACCCAAATATCTTTTTTGACAGAGAACTTTCCTGGGTCGATTTCAATTTTCGAGTCCTCGAGGAAGCCCAAAATACAAACAACCCTCTTTTGGAGCGGCTGAAGTTCCTTTGTATCACCGAGAACAATTTAGACGAATTTTTTATGGTTCGCGTGGCGGGACTTATCAATTTGAAAACCGCAGGTGTGGACGAAAGAAGCCTGAACGGAAAACGCACATCCGAAATCATCAGCGAAGTTTACGAAAAGGTGTCCGGTTTTGTAAAAACCCAATACGAAAGTCTTTCGACCATCTTACATGAATTAAGCGAAAACAAAATCAGCATCGTCCAAGACCCGAAAGACCTTCGGGGAGAAGATATCCAGTTTGTTAAAAACTATTACAAAAGAGAAGTATCTTCCATCCTCACTCCTCTGGCGATCGATCCGTCCCATCCCTTCCCTCATCTTTTGAACAGAACTTTGAATTTGGGAATCACCCTTTACTCGGATGAAGACAAAAACAAGGTAAAGGAATTATTCGCAATCGTTCAAGTACCGAACGTACTTCCCCGTTTCCTGCAATTACCGGCTACTTCCGATCCGGATGAAAGAAGATATTTTCCTCTCGAAGAGATCATCAAACTTCATTTAAGCGATCTTTTCTACGGAATGGATGTAAAACAAATCCACACGTTCAAAATCGTTCGCGACGCCGACATTTCCTTTAACGAAGAACAAAACATAGGCGATCTTCTCACAAAGATGAAAAACGAACTGAAAAACAGAATGTGGGGAGATGCCATTCGTCTGGATGTTCATAGCGGTGCGGGCCATATCAAAGATATACTCAAAGGTCTTTTGGAATTGGAAGATTATCAGGTAATGGAAATTCCCACCTTACTCAATTTAAACGATCTTATGTATTTTCAAACTCTGGACAAGACCGGTCATTTGAAATTTTCATATCCGAAACCGAAAGCAGGCTTCAATATCAAAAAAGGAGAATCCATTTTTCAAGAGATTCGAAAAACGGATCACCTGCTCCACCATCCTTACGAAAGTTTCCGTTCGATCGAAGACATGCTGAAGATCGCAAGTTCCGATCCCAAAGTGCTCGCCATCAAAATGACTTTGTACCGCACATCAGGAGATTCTCCCATTATACAATACTTAGGTGAAGCCGCCGAAAACGGAAAACAGGTAACCGTGCTGGTAGAACTCAAAGCAAGGTTTGACGAAGAAAGAAATATTCGTTGGGCGCAAAAACTGGAAGATTTCGGAGTCCATGTGGTTTACGGAGTGGTGGGTTTGAAGATCCATTGCAAAATGTTACTCATTGTTAGACGGGAAGACGACAAACTAAACCGTTATGTTCACCTCGGCACGGGAAATTACAATTCCACAACGGCAAGATTCTATACGGACGTAAGTTTGTTTACCGCAGAACCGGAAATTACGGAAGATGTAGCCATCCTTTTCAATACAATCACCAGCTCGGGAAAAATGCCGAAACTGACTCAGATTTATGCGGCACCTACTTTTTTAAAAGAAGGTTTTTTAAATCTAATCCAAAGAGAAACGGAAAACGCCCGCGCCAAAAAAGAAGCAAGAGTCATTTTCAAAATGAATTCACTCGTCGATCCCGATGTGATTATGAAACTCTATGAGGCAAGTCAGGCGGGAGTGAAAATCGATCTTATCATCAGAGGGATATGTTGTCTTCGGCCTGGAATCAAAGGGGTTTCGGAGAACATAAAAGTTCGTTCGATTATCGGTCGTTATCTGGAACACTCGCGTATTTATTTTTTCCAGAACGGAGGAAAAAACGAAGTATACTTGGCTTCCGCGGACTGTATGCCTAGAAATTTCCAGCGCCGAATCGAAGTTATGTTCCCGATTTTGCAGGACAAACATAAAAAAAGAATCAATAAGATACTCGACCTGTTGCTTCGGGACAATACCCAAGCCAGAGTTTTGGAATCGGACGGTTCCTATACGAGACTTTTTCCAGGGGAGGACGATCCTGCAGTAAATTCGCAGATCGATCTTTCGGAGATTTAA
- a CDS encoding FAD-binding oxidoreductase, translating to MTTVTDNAKEDLIRLLGKEKVFTRDDGKLDLGTFDSYGTDRTKVYKPNYQILILPETTEDVAKAVDYAYQNGIAIVPSGGRTGYAGGAVAKDSEIVISLSKMNKIVDFDPFLGTLHVQAGMITKELHAQAEERGFYFPVDFAATGSSHIGGNIATNAGGVRVVHYGLIRDWILGLTVVTGKGEVLRFNGEILKNNTGYDLKHLFIGSEGTLGIITEAVVKLTKPPKDIRVVFLAVPEYKNILEIFKETHNFSLPLLAFEFLTDYCLNKVKEHLGVSDPFPAPSEYYVLMEYEISEESDEEKLFAILESITEKELITDGSIAQNTRQNQTFWKYREGISESLSLAYTVHKNDISLPLRNMEAFLSDMQSLLSSKYQGFEIALFGHIGDGNLHLNIVKPKELSDSDFFQRCKQVDPEMFQLIQKHKGSISAEHGIGLLKKDYLGFSRSQTEIDSMRAIKAVFDPKGIMNPGKVF from the coding sequence ATGACGACTGTTACAGACAATGCGAAAGAAGATTTGATCCGACTTCTCGGAAAAGAGAAAGTTTTTACAAGAGATGACGGAAAATTGGACTTAGGGACATTCGATTCCTATGGAACGGATCGTACTAAAGTTTACAAGCCGAATTATCAAATACTGATCCTTCCCGAAACTACGGAAGATGTCGCAAAAGCGGTGGATTATGCTTACCAAAACGGGATCGCCATTGTCCCGTCAGGTGGTCGGACAGGATATGCAGGAGGCGCTGTTGCTAAAGACAGTGAGATCGTAATCTCGCTTTCCAAAATGAACAAAATAGTCGATTTCGATCCATTTCTTGGCACCTTACACGTACAAGCCGGTATGATTACCAAAGAACTTCATGCGCAAGCGGAAGAGAGAGGATTCTATTTCCCGGTAGATTTTGCCGCAACAGGATCCAGTCATATCGGTGGAAATATCGCAACCAATGCAGGTGGAGTGAGAGTTGTACATTACGGACTCATCCGGGATTGGATTTTAGGATTAACAGTCGTAACGGGAAAAGGCGAAGTACTTCGTTTCAACGGGGAAATTTTAAAAAACAACACCGGGTATGATCTAAAACACCTGTTTATCGGTTCCGAAGGAACTTTGGGAATCATCACAGAGGCAGTGGTCAAACTCACGAAACCTCCCAAAGACATCCGGGTAGTGTTTCTTGCTGTTCCCGAATACAAAAATATTCTGGAGATATTCAAAGAAACACATAACTTTTCTTTACCTTTACTTGCTTTCGAATTTTTAACGGATTATTGTTTGAACAAAGTCAAAGAACATTTGGGAGTTTCCGATCCGTTTCCGGCGCCTAGCGAATACTATGTGCTTATGGAATACGAAATCTCGGAAGAATCGGACGAAGAAAAACTTTTCGCCATTTTGGAATCGATTACGGAAAAGGAACTGATCACTGACGGTTCTATTGCCCAAAATACCAGACAAAATCAAACCTTCTGGAAATACAGAGAAGGAATCTCCGAATCTTTGTCTCTTGCCTATACGGTTCATAAAAACGACATTTCCCTCCCTCTTCGCAATATGGAGGCCTTCCTGAGTGATATGCAATCCCTTCTCTCATCCAAATACCAAGGGTTTGAGATCGCACTCTTCGGACATATCGGAGACGGAAATCTTCACCTAAATATAGTTAAACCCAAGGAACTTTCCGACAGCGATTTTTTTCAAAGATGCAAACAAGTGGATCCTGAGATGTTCCAACTCATTCAAAAACACAAAGGTTCCATTTCCGCAGAACACGGGATAGGACTTCTGAAAAAAGACTATTTGGGATTTTCCCGCTCACAAACGGAAATCGATTCCATGCGGGCGATCAAAGCGGTGTTTGATCCCAAAGGAATTATGAATCCCGGGAAAGTATTTTAA
- a CDS encoding bifunctional GNAT family N-acetyltransferase/carbon-nitrogen hydrolase family protein: MDAKKKIKKKPKKAAKSKLAASEQHKLELRHLRPSDYDSVQKIMNMVFSKAFDGAWTKEEFERQINIFPEGQIAIEDKGEVIAAAISMIVSYNDHGDKHTYHSITGGGGLPNHNPEGDSLYGVDVFVNPKYQGLRLGRRLYDARKEVCEKLNLRRIIVGGWLPGYKDHESEMTPQEYVNLVKQKELFDPVLSFQLANDFHVRRIVTNYFPDNKGYSSYACLLEWLNIYYEDEEKLIGRKKVVVRVGAVQWQMRSVRSFEELRDQVEFFVDTVASYNADFCLFPEFFYAPLLTQFNKMSASNAVRALAEHTERMKDEMVKLAVSYNINIITGSMFEYEDQELRNVSFLCRRDGTYDSQYKLHATPDERSYWGVTGGDTLKVFETDAGKIGILICYDVEFPELTRILAERGIDILFVPYYTDTKNGYLRVRKCAEARAIENEIYVVMTGSVGNLPNIENMDIQYSQSAVFTPSDFSFPHDAIAAEATPNTEMTLIADLDLDLLKEVRKKGAVRNMLDRRLDLFRIEWLGKIL; encoded by the coding sequence ATGGACGCTAAGAAAAAAATAAAAAAGAAACCGAAAAAAGCAGCAAAATCAAAGTTAGCTGCTAGCGAGCAACACAAACTTGAGTTGCGTCATTTGCGTCCTTCCGATTACGATTCCGTTCAAAAAATAATGAACATGGTCTTCTCAAAGGCATTTGACGGCGCCTGGACTAAGGAAGAATTCGAAAGACAAATCAACATTTTTCCCGAAGGTCAAATTGCGATCGAAGACAAGGGAGAAGTCATTGCGGCTGCCATTTCCATGATCGTATCTTATAATGATCATGGAGACAAACATACCTACCATTCCATAACGGGAGGGGGAGGATTACCCAACCACAACCCGGAAGGGGACAGTTTGTACGGTGTGGACGTATTCGTGAATCCGAAATACCAAGGACTCCGATTGGGAAGGCGGTTGTATGACGCGAGAAAAGAAGTCTGCGAAAAATTGAATCTGAGAAGAATCATAGTCGGAGGATGGTTGCCCGGCTATAAAGATCATGAGTCGGAGATGACTCCCCAGGAATACGTAAATCTCGTAAAACAAAAGGAATTATTTGATCCGGTATTGTCCTTTCAGCTTGCAAACGACTTTCACGTCAGACGGATCGTTACCAACTATTTCCCGGATAACAAAGGCTATAGTTCTTATGCCTGTTTACTGGAATGGCTGAATATCTATTACGAAGACGAAGAAAAACTCATCGGAAGAAAAAAAGTAGTCGTTCGCGTAGGAGCTGTTCAATGGCAAATGAGATCCGTTCGTTCATTCGAGGAACTCCGCGACCAAGTGGAATTTTTTGTAGATACCGTAGCAAGTTATAATGCTGACTTTTGCCTTTTTCCGGAATTTTTTTACGCGCCACTTCTCACTCAATTCAATAAAATGAGCGCTTCAAACGCCGTACGCGCATTAGCCGAGCATACGGAAAGAATGAAAGATGAGATGGTTAAGCTTGCGGTCTCCTATAATATCAATATCATCACCGGCTCAATGTTCGAATACGAAGACCAAGAGCTTAGAAACGTATCCTTTCTTTGCAGAAGGGACGGAACCTACGATTCACAGTACAAATTGCACGCAACCCCCGACGAAAGATCCTACTGGGGAGTGACAGGCGGAGACACTCTCAAGGTTTTCGAAACGGATGCGGGAAAAATAGGAATTCTCATCTGTTACGACGTAGAATTCCCCGAATTGACCCGAATCCTCGCCGAACGAGGGATAGACATATTATTTGTTCCCTACTATACCGATACGAAAAACGGATATCTCCGAGTCAGAAAATGCGCGGAAGCAAGAGCCATCGAAAATGAAATCTATGTAGTGATGACCGGTTCCGTCGGCAATCTTCCCAACATCGAAAATATGGACATCCAATATTCCCAGTCGGCGGTGTTTACCCCCTCCGATTTTTCCTTCCCTCATGATGCGATCGCCGCCGAGGCAACGCCTAACACAGAAATGACTCTAATCGCAGACTTGGACCTGGATCTTCTGAAGGAAGTGAGGAAAAAAGGAGCTGTCCGCAATATGTTGGACCGCAGATTGGACCTTTTCCGAATTGAGTGGCTGGGGAAAATCCTCTAG
- a CDS encoding TolC family protein — protein MKFKFLLIPMILIPFGFLSPEGGNQEKSPSSMLDRQISDENPNSLGSELYPKDQRKDVSLDLLDAETLLWKNNLLLIAAKFQIDAKKAGVLQAGLYANPNIFIDQSIFAEPTQRYFDTTRSGQTTVQIQQVFLLGGKIDKRVRVAELNAKISEQEFYDLARALLTKLRRTYYTIYFYRKAIVFYDQSIASIEKTVSSSELAYKRRAILQAELLRLKALLFFLKKEREELGIKVYEKEADLKVLLNEDKYREAKVAFYPIVDESTLDNILPNASQLDDLVSKARENRPDLKVALQTLKYEEANLELQHANAIPDLSIGPVYNRGGTAFQNYWGVTAQLNVPVFDRNQGNIQAAEKAILVRKQELRNRILEVENEVAIAFQGARIKDALYRRFIDTYIKDYANLSLDMIMSYEKKYITILEFADFFETYRSSVVEMLKLQTDRMEAIESVNYSVGLGVFIPKQQNYKPNSNKQGQEE, from the coding sequence ATGAAATTTAAATTTCTTCTTATTCCTATGATATTGATTCCTTTCGGGTTTCTCAGTCCGGAAGGAGGAAACCAGGAAAAATCTCCGTCTTCCATGTTGGATAGACAGATTTCCGACGAGAATCCGAATTCTTTGGGCTCGGAGCTTTATCCCAAAGATCAGAGAAAGGATGTCTCTTTGGATCTTTTGGATGCGGAAACCCTACTTTGGAAAAACAACTTACTGCTCATTGCCGCAAAGTTTCAAATCGATGCAAAGAAAGCGGGTGTTTTGCAAGCGGGGCTTTACGCTAACCCGAATATTTTCATAGATCAAAGTATATTTGCAGAACCTACACAAAGATATTTTGATACGACTCGATCCGGCCAAACAACGGTGCAGATCCAACAGGTATTCTTACTTGGTGGAAAGATAGACAAACGGGTGAGAGTTGCCGAGTTGAATGCAAAGATCAGCGAACAGGAATTTTATGATCTTGCACGTGCCTTGCTTACAAAGCTCAGAAGAACATATTATACTATTTATTTTTATAGAAAAGCCATCGTATTTTACGACCAAAGTATTGCCTCCATAGAAAAAACAGTCTCTTCATCCGAACTTGCGTACAAAAGAAGAGCGATCCTCCAGGCAGAGTTATTGCGTCTCAAAGCGTTATTATTCTTTCTCAAAAAAGAAAGAGAAGAGTTGGGGATCAAAGTTTATGAGAAGGAAGCCGATTTAAAAGTCCTACTTAATGAAGACAAATACAGGGAAGCCAAAGTCGCTTTTTACCCTATTGTGGATGAAAGCACTCTGGATAACATCCTTCCGAACGCATCCCAATTGGACGATCTGGTTTCCAAAGCGAGGGAAAATCGTCCCGATTTGAAAGTAGCGCTCCAAACCCTAAAGTATGAAGAAGCAAATCTCGAATTGCAACATGCAAACGCAATTCCCGATTTGTCCATCGGTCCCGTTTACAATAGAGGGGGAACCGCATTTCAAAACTATTGGGGAGTCACTGCCCAATTGAACGTTCCGGTATTCGACCGCAACCAAGGAAATATCCAAGCCGCAGAAAAAGCAATCCTGGTTCGCAAACAAGAACTTAGAAACCGAATTTTGGAAGTAGAGAACGAAGTAGCGATCGCTTTTCAAGGCGCGCGAATCAAAGACGCACTCTACCGCAGATTCATTGATACGTATATCAAAGATTATGCGAATCTATCTCTCGATATGATCATGAGTTATGAAAAAAAATACATCACCATCCTGGAGTTTGCCGATTTCTTCGAAACCTACAGATCAAGCGTAGTGGAAATGTTAAAGCTTCAAACAGATCGTATGGAAGCAATTGAAAGTGTAAATTACTCGGTAGGTTTGGGAGTATTTATTCCCAAACAACAAAATTATAAACCCAATTCGAACAAACAAGGCCAAGAGGAGTAA
- a CDS encoding efflux RND transporter periplasmic adaptor subunit — translation MNLTTKLNKRSFLLLATGALVVIVSIAIFALTRGPKKVPHHPEKAVVHENGLRIEFKPTSPGLEIVKSSIIGNGGEFVNLEAPARLIASTSPSVSSGSRIVLFESSELNDLYVGYIHAKNKVHRSRKNLNRIQDMFKHRVATEKDLVESETDVGNDAAELAEFEGKLRAVGLNPSELANAGNKKAWIICDVPESQINSLKRGKKVKVKFSSFPDEDWGGTAEAIGDNVDPYTRTAKVRIEIINKDYKLKPGMFGVVKFPEETAGDTVVLPFNSIVTVEGKNYVFVEEEPLNFTRREVTLGVSTKDVVNVVAGLTQGEKVVIQGSILLKGLSFGF, via the coding sequence ATGAATCTTACGACAAAACTTAACAAACGTTCTTTTCTATTGTTAGCAACAGGAGCTCTTGTAGTTATTGTTTCCATAGCTATCTTTGCACTTACCAGAGGGCCTAAGAAAGTTCCTCATCATCCGGAAAAAGCGGTCGTCCATGAAAACGGACTTAGGATCGAGTTCAAGCCGACAAGCCCAGGTCTCGAGATTGTAAAATCAAGCATCATCGGAAACGGTGGAGAGTTTGTGAACCTGGAAGCGCCTGCAAGACTGATCGCTTCCACTTCTCCATCGGTAAGCAGCGGATCAAGGATCGTGTTATTCGAATCTTCAGAATTAAATGATCTTTATGTAGGTTACATTCATGCTAAAAACAAAGTGCATCGATCCAGGAAAAATCTAAACCGAATTCAAGATATGTTCAAACATAGAGTAGCTACGGAAAAAGATCTTGTGGAATCGGAAACCGATGTAGGAAATGATGCCGCCGAACTTGCGGAATTCGAAGGAAAACTACGGGCAGTCGGTCTTAATCCAAGCGAACTTGCCAATGCGGGAAATAAAAAAGCATGGATCATCTGTGATGTTCCCGAATCACAAATCAATAGCTTGAAACGGGGCAAAAAGGTAAAAGTAAAATTTTCTTCCTTCCCTGACGAAGACTGGGGTGGAACTGCCGAAGCAATTGGAGATAACGTAGACCCTTACACTCGTACTGCGAAGGTAAGAATCGAAATCATAAACAAAGACTATAAATTGAAACCGGGCATGTTCGGGGTTGTGAAATTCCCGGAAGAAACTGCGGGAGATACCGTTGTCTTACCGTTTAACTCGATCGTAACGGTGGAAGGAAAAAACTATGTCTTTGTAGAAGAAGAACCTCTTAACTTTACCAGAAGAGAGGTGACTCTGGGAGTTTCAACTAAGGACGTAGTCAATGTTGTCGCTGGACTTACACAAGGGGAAAAAGTAGTAATTCAAGGATCTATTCTGCTCAAAGGTTTGAGTTTCGGTTTTTAA